One segment of Ipomoea triloba cultivar NCNSP0323 chromosome 12, ASM357664v1 DNA contains the following:
- the LOC115998447 gene encoding putative GATA transcription factor 22: MIPAYMTSPFPFDLNYSTADHYDDDNNDGDDQNPKLFFASSSNYQAAPAVVASSSSNNNHSSSSSHLFLNYDPQFYQPPALNANDNCGSYDMEAKKRRKEEEKYENQSEKSAEKVMMVPAKMKLVKKVRSSDRANMEVVTNVSATKIEDHHQKGPLLISSSLETDHSSNSSSSNNCGNGNNVPIVRVCADCNTTKTPLWRSGPKGPKSLCNACGIRQRKARRAMAAAAAAAATANGGANGTAPSSPSTLKLKVQKTTAKSNNNYPLKKRCKFVTATAETSAPSSAAAAKNGVEDFLKKLSNSLALHRVFPQDEKDAAILLMAISCGLVHG, translated from the exons ATGATCCCTGCTTACATGACTTCTCCTTTCCCCTTTGACCTCAATTACAGCACTGCAGATCActatgatgatgataataatgatggtgATGATCAAAACCCCAAGCTTTTCTTTGCTTCATCATCAAACTATCAAGCTGCTCCTGCTGTAGTAGCTTCTTCATCTTCCAATAATAAtcactcttcatcttcttcccatCTTTTCTTGAACTATGATCCTCAATTTTACCAGCCACCGGCCCTAAACGCG AATGATAATTGTGGATCATATGATATGGAGGCCAAGAAACGGAGGAAAGAAGAGGAGAAATATGAGAATCAAAGTGAGAAAAGTGCAGAGAAAGTGATGATGGTGCCTGCAAAGATGAAGTTGGTGAAGAAGGTGAGGAGTTCAGATCGCGCAAACATGGAAGTGGTGACAAATGTTAGTGCAACGAAGATTGAAGATCATCATCAAAAGGGGCCATTATTAATATCTTCTTCCTTGGAAACTGATCACAGCAGCAACAGCTCCTCCTCCAACAATTGCGGAAATGGAAATAATGTCCCCATAGTTAGGGTTTGTGCGGATTGTAACACCACCAAGACCCCTCTTTGGAGAAGTGGTCCTAAAGGCCCCAAG TCGCTCTGCAACGCATGTGGAATAAGGCAAAGGAAAGCGAGACGAGCCATGGCGGCTGCGGCGGCGGCTGCAGCCACGGCAAATGGCGGCGCAAACGGAACCGCCCCATCTTCACCGTCAACGTTAAAGCTGAAGGTGCAAAAGACGACGGCGAAGAGCAATAATAACTACCCATTGAAGAAACGGTGCAAATTCGTGACGGCAACGGCGGAAACGTCGGCGCCGTCAAGCGCCGCCGCCGCAAAGAACGGCGTGGAGGATTTCTTGAAGAAGCTAAGCAACAGCTTGGCGCTCCACCGCGTGTTCCCGCAAGACGAGAAGGACGCCGCTATCTTGCTAATGGCCATATCCTGCGGCCTTGTTCATGGCTAA